A segment of the Sulfurovum indicum genome:
AAAATGCTGCAAGAAAAGTGTATGGACAAATAAGAGAAAAAGCACAATCTAGCAATTTGTTTCCATTACAAGGTAGAATAGTACCTGAACTTCAAAAAGAAGGTATCACTATTTACAGAGAACTCATTGTTCAACCTTGGAGAATTATGTATAAAATTGAAAATGATACTGTTTATATTATGGCTATTTTTGACTCAAGACAAAATGTAGAAGAGCTGTTATTGCAAAAACTGTTGAAAGGGCATATACTAACAAATCAGAGCAATAGTTAACTCTAAAATAAAAAAGGAAAAATATGAGCACAATCGAAGCAATAAGAGAATTTCTTGGCTGGTGCTCTGTGATCAATATTGGGTTACTGATACTGTCGTCAGTTTTAATCATTGCCATTCGCCGCCCAGTTTCACGTATCCACGCCAAAATGTTTGATTTGAACGAGAACGATGTACAACTTGCATACTTTCAGTATTTGGGACAATACAAGGTTGCCATAATAATGTTTAATATCGTCCCATACCTTGCATTGAAGATCATGAGTTAATTCAAAGGAACTAACAAATCCCCTGCCCCGTTTCTCCCGGATTTAAATCTGGGTGAGACTGCGGATGTCTTGAAATTTTGTTTGCATCTGTAGGGGCGATCCCTTGTGGTTGCTCCATAATGTGGAGGATAATTATGGTGTGCGCCAATGCCAGGGATCAAATATGAGATGGCGACTGCCCCTCTATTCTCCTATATTTTATTTTGTTTCCTTTTTTTGAATTACTTTTTATAGAAGTTTTGAACCATAAATAGCTGTGATTCCTAAAGTATAAGCCCCAAGTAAATAGACATTTCTGGGGTTTCCTGAAAGTTTTGGTGTTTTAATTTCAGATATATTTAAAACAGCCAGACCAACTCCAGTAATATATAAAACTACAGAAAAAGCCCCATGAGTAAAAAAGCCTTCAAATAAAAATACAAAAACCAAAATTAAACTATTATTGTCAAGAGCAAGTCCTGTATATTTTGTACCGCCTGCTAATCCATAAGTGCTAAAATAACTGAGACGAACAGCTGCGGCTGCCAACATTACAAATGCTCCTATTAAATATATAGGCTCAAACTTTCCATAACTTAAAAGCAAAATAGCAGGAGTTACCCCATAACTTACTATATCTATCACAACATCAAGTTGTCCGCCAAATTTAGCATCAGTAGCTGTTCTGCCTTTTAGTTTTCTAGCAACCAATCCATCAGCCCAATCAAAAGCAACAGCCCAAACCATACCAATCATAGCGGCTCCGTAAAGACCCTTAATACTAAAATAGATAGCTAATACAGTACAGGCCAATCCTGAAAGTGATAAAAGATTTGGAAGATCATTGAGATAAGATAAAATCGTTGGTTGCAGTGTTTCTCTGGTCGTAGAGTTTTTTTTTGGCATAAATTGAGGTCCTTTAATTTAAGTACGTATAGTAAACTTTTTTAATAATGCCAAATATTTGGAATAAAAATGGTATTATATCGTAAATTATATTATAAATTGAACTTATATACTATATTGCACTCATAGTAAATGCTCTCTCGTTTTCTCCAAGGGATGACCTTAATAATATTTTGATGACATCGTTACACTTTAATTGTCATAGTTTAAAGCCATGACTCAAAAAATGCCTCGTAATTAAATATTATTAAAGCCACTATCTATGTGATATTGTACAAAGTCAGTTATTTACCAAAGGAGATTAGATTATGGTTGTATATACTGTTGGTACATTTGATTTGTTACATGTAGGTCATTTGGCTTTGTTGGAATATTGTAAAACATTGGGTGATACTTTTATTGTGGGGGTCGCTTCTGATAAAGTGGTAAACTCTTACAAACCCAATGTTCCAGTTATCTCTTTAGAGCAAAGAATGCAGATGCTTAAAGCTCTAAAGTGCGTAGATGATGTACGTGCATATCATGAACTTGAATATGTATCAGCCTGTAAAGAGTTAGATATTGATATTTTTGTTATTGGAGAGGATTGGGGAGACAACCCACATAATAAAGCCGTGGAAAAATATCTTAAATCAAAAGGAAAGAAAATAGTTCAGGTTAATTATAATCCACAAACTTCATCCACAAAAATAAAACAAAATGTTATAGCTCAATCTTATAAGAGTGAGTATATACCACATACTTTTGCGCACAAGAGAAGCTTGACTGATAAGGCGAACATCCAACAAAAAGCATAATAGCCAATAAATTACTTAGCGATAATTTACTGGGCTCAAACGTCAGTGGGATGTCTCTTCAAGTATTTTAACAATGAAGGGTAACCCTACGGTCTGTCTTGGAATCTGCAGGGGCGATCCCTTTATGGTTACCCGTGAATGTAGAGGATGTTATGGTTTCTTTGTTCTATATCGGGAGATATGGAACAAGCCAAGTGTTTTAAAAACCTTTAATGAAGCGTATCTTAAACTCAACAGTGGCACTACTGTGCCAAAGCAATAAGAAGGCTGTTAAAGTTTTCCTGTGCTTTTAGGATGTTTGCCTGTGTAAGCGCTATATTTTCATTTTGCAGCTTTTGGGTCTCGAGAATTCTATCTGCCATTATCCCTATTTGCAACTCTGTAGCTACAATTCTGTCTGCCATCTCACCAATACGGTCAGCCATCTTACCAATATCATCTGAGAGTCTCAGCATCGCATTGATATATTCAGTATTTGCGGTTGATGAATTATTCACCAACTGATTTGAAATACTTAAAAGGTTCTGAGATGATGTCAGCAAAAGTTTGCTCTGTTCATAGTTACTTACCATTGTACTGTAGTCAGTATCACTTACAATGCTGTAGTCGCAAGTGTCTGTCAAGGTAAGTGACCATGCTGAAGACAAAATCAGAGGACTGATAAAAAGAGCCAATAAAAACTTTTTTATTTTCATGTGTACAACTCCAAGTATAAAATTTTTATAATATTAACAAATAAATATTAAAACAAAACTTTATTTAATAGAGTTTTGGAGAGAATATCTTATATAATATGATAAAAATATAAATATAAGAGTATAAAGTATAAAATGAAGGGGTAACCCTACGGTCTGTGTTGGAATTTTGTCTGCATCTACAGGGGCGATCCCTTTATGGTTGCTCGTGAGAATACGGAGAATATTATGGTTTCAAAGGGTAACCACAAAAAAATCACCCCCAAAAAAAACTCTCATTAAGAATACTGCAATCCATTTTATGTATACTCAGCCTTATGATTTAGATAAGGAAATATCTTGAAATTTAGAAACAAAAAAGCGATCTTCTTCGACCTTGACGGTACGCTCATAGACAGTGTGCCTGATCTGGCACTGGCAGTAAATGAGATGCTGACCATTCTGGGAAAAGAGACATTCAGTGAAGATACCATCCGTTACTGGGTAGGCAACGGCGCACAGACCCTGGTCAAACGTGCACTGCTTGGCAGAAGAGAGGTAGAGAATGAGCGTATTGACGAAACATATTTTAAAAAGGCTCATACCATCTTTTTGGAAGCCTACGGCAAACATCTCTGCAAGGCAACCCGTCCCTACCCCCATGTCGTTGAGACACTGGAAGCGCTCAAAAGCAGAGGGTACAGACTGACCATCATCACCAACAAACCCGAACAGTTTGTAGAACCTATACTCAAAGGGCTTGGGTTTGATGACCTGTTCGAAACATACCTGGGCGGAGATTCACTGCCAAAGAAAAAACCCGACCCGATGCCGCTGCTGCATATGTGTGATCTGCTGGGCCTTACAGTAGAATCGTGCGTTATGGTGGGCGACTCCAAAAATGACATTTTGGCCGCCAATGCATGCGGGATGCAGAGCATAGGTGTCACTTACGGCTATAATTACGGAGAAGAGATCAGCATCTATGAACCTGATGCTGTTGTCAATGATTTTTCAAATATTTCAGAACTGTTTTAGCTAAACCTGAAAACAGCAACGATCTTTTCAAGGAAGACAATGAAAGAAAACAAAACCAACATTGCCATTGTAGGCGGAGGAATCGCAGGAAGTACAGCTGCCCTTTTTCTGGCAAATGCAGGCCTCAGTGTCACTCTCTTTGAAAAGGCACCCAGCCTTGTCAGCGGTCCGCCTTTCTGCCACCTGCATGCCGGAGGCAATCTCTATCCGGAGATATCCGATGAGCAGTGCCTGACACTTTTAAAACAGTCTATTGACTTTGCCAGACTCTACCCGCACGGGGTCGATCACCGTCCTACCGTTATTGCACTGCCTACATATTGCAGCAGAAGCACAGAACACCTGCTGCCGCGCCTGCAAAAGCTTCAGGCATACTATGAAGCACTCATCAAGGAGGATGCAGAGAACCGCGTACTGAACGATCCGTCCGTCTATTTCAAACTCTATGAGAAGTCTGAGATAGAAGCACTCAGAGAAAAAAAGAGTCTCAGGCACCCTGAAACACTTGATGAATGGATGATCCCTTTTGCAAAAGAGACCGACCTGGAGAAGATACAGTTCCCGGTCATTCTGGTCCAGGAGTACGGGCTCAACCTCTTTCGTATCGGTGCAAGGCTGCTGCTCTCTTTGGAAGCCGACACTCATGTCGATCTGCGTCTTTCTACTTCAGTCACAAAAATAGAAAAAGAGAATGGGCTCTGGCGTATCCACTCCATAGACCAGAAGGGAAAAAAAGAAGAGAGATTTGACTACCTGATCAATGCAGCAGGCTACCAGACAGGCAAGATAGATGATATGATAGGTGTACCCTGTGAGCGTATGGTAGAATTCAAAGCTGCCTATGTCAGTCAATGGGAGTGTGAAGAGGATCATCTCTGGCCGGAGATCATCTTCCAGGGAGAGCGTGGAACACCAAGGGGTATGGGACAGTTCACTCCCTATCCCCAGGGCTATTTCCAGCTCCACGGTATGACCAAGGATATCACACTCTATGAGGGAGGACTGGTTGCAAGCACACCGCTGAGCTGTCAGCCTCAGCTTCCGCAGAAGTTTATAGAGAAAATAGAATATGCATGGAAAGAGG
Coding sequences within it:
- a CDS encoding type II toxin-antitoxin system RelE/ParE family toxin, whose translation is MSKTYKIQWTSNAKEDLLNIVDYIKKDNKNAARKVYGQIREKAQSSNLFPLQGRIVPELQKEGITIYRELIVQPWRIMYKIENDTVYIMAIFDSRQNVEELLLQKLLKGHILTNQSNS
- a CDS encoding DUF6868 family protein → MSTIEAIREFLGWCSVINIGLLILSSVLIIAIRRPVSRIHAKMFDLNENDVQLAYFQYLGQYKVAIIMFNIVPYLALKIMS
- a CDS encoding CDP-alcohol phosphatidyltransferase family protein; protein product: MPKKNSTTRETLQPTILSYLNDLPNLLSLSGLACTVLAIYFSIKGLYGAAMIGMVWAVAFDWADGLVARKLKGRTATDAKFGGQLDVVIDIVSYGVTPAILLLSYGKFEPIYLIGAFVMLAAAAVRLSYFSTYGLAGGTKYTGLALDNNSLILVFVFLFEGFFTHGAFSVVLYITGVGLAVLNISEIKTPKLSGNPRNVYLLGAYTLGITAIYGSKLL
- a CDS encoding adenylyltransferase/cytidyltransferase family protein, whose product is MVVYTVGTFDLLHVGHLALLEYCKTLGDTFIVGVASDKVVNSYKPNVPVISLEQRMQMLKALKCVDDVRAYHELEYVSACKELDIDIFVIGEDWGDNPHNKAVEKYLKSKGKKIVQVNYNPQTSSTKIKQNVIAQSYKSEYIPHTFAHKRSLTDKANIQQKA
- a CDS encoding phosphoglycolate phosphatase; this encodes MKFRNKKAIFFDLDGTLIDSVPDLALAVNEMLTILGKETFSEDTIRYWVGNGAQTLVKRALLGRREVENERIDETYFKKAHTIFLEAYGKHLCKATRPYPHVVETLEALKSRGYRLTIITNKPEQFVEPILKGLGFDDLFETYLGGDSLPKKKPDPMPLLHMCDLLGLTVESCVMVGDSKNDILAANACGMQSIGVTYGYNYGEEISIYEPDAVVNDFSNISELF
- a CDS encoding FAD-dependent oxidoreductase, whose translation is MKENKTNIAIVGGGIAGSTAALFLANAGLSVTLFEKAPSLVSGPPFCHLHAGGNLYPEISDEQCLTLLKQSIDFARLYPHGVDHRPTVIALPTYCSRSTEHLLPRLQKLQAYYEALIKEDAENRVLNDPSVYFKLYEKSEIEALREKKSLRHPETLDEWMIPFAKETDLEKIQFPVILVQEYGLNLFRIGARLLLSLEADTHVDLRLSTSVTKIEKENGLWRIHSIDQKGKKEERFDYLINAAGYQTGKIDDMIGVPCERMVEFKAAYVSQWECEEDHLWPEIIFQGERGTPRGMGQFTPYPQGYFQLHGMTKDITLYEGGLVASTPLSCQPQLPQKFIEKIEYAWKEEETIERTRKAIRHLSQFIPSFASAKVGSKPLFGAQQIPGNDPTLRVAEVAFPAPHYARCEIVKVSSTIDMSYAILDDLVKSGLLEPSSCKPVVPEKMKQIKEDAVSKQAEILCEMREYPTALAHLCVPKC